The Oceanibaculum indicum P24 genome window below encodes:
- a CDS encoding urease subunit beta has protein sequence MIPGEIFPADGEIELNKGRPVTLLTVANTGDRPVQVGSHYHFYETNAALSFDRQAAYGKRLDIAAGTAVRFEPGQSREVALVPVDGARKIYGFNQKVMGTLKGGDNAG, from the coding sequence ATGATCCCCGGTGAAATCTTCCCCGCCGATGGCGAGATCGAGCTGAATAAAGGCCGACCCGTCACCCTGCTGACCGTTGCCAATACCGGCGACCGCCCGGTGCAGGTCGGCAGCCATTATCATTTCTACGAGACCAATGCGGCGCTGTCCTTCGACCGGCAGGCGGCCTATGGCAAGCGGCTGGATATCGCGGCAGGCACGGCGGTGCGCTTCGAGCCGGGGCAGAGTCGGGAGGTAGCGCTGGTGCCGGTGGATGGCGCACGCAAAATCTACGGCTTCAACCAGAAGGTCATGGGCACCCTTAAGGGAGGCGACAATGCCGGCTAG
- a CDS encoding urease subunit gamma, with protein sequence MNLTPREKDKLLIAMAAVVARRRLERGVKLNHPEAIALITDFVVEGARDGRSVAELMEAGAHVITRAQVMEGVAEMIHDVQVEATFPDGTKLVTVHEPIR encoded by the coding sequence ATGAATCTGACGCCACGGGAAAAGGACAAGCTGCTGATCGCCATGGCGGCGGTGGTGGCCAGGCGGCGGCTGGAACGCGGGGTGAAGCTGAACCATCCCGAAGCCATCGCCCTCATTACCGATTTCGTGGTGGAGGGGGCCCGCGACGGGCGCTCCGTCGCCGAACTGATGGAGGCCGGCGCCCATGTCATCACCCGCGCGCAGGTCATGGAAGGCGTCGCCGAGATGATCCATGACGTGCAGGTGGAAGCCACATTCCCCGACGGTACCAAGCTGGTGACCGTCCATGAACCGATCCGCTGA
- a CDS encoding urease accessory protein UreD: MFDVISRSDPGGLPPLQRLRGRMEISAKLVAGHTRLDRLYQEGSAKARLPKTPGTALEAILINTGGGMTGGDRLHVGVAAGAGAHLVATSQAAEKIYRSPQGEALMETRLEVGAGGRLDWLPQETILFQGGRFGRRLEADVAADGALLIVESTIFGRTARGEEVTDGQFADRWRVRRAGHLVFADTTRLEGDVATLLDRPAVAGGGRAVAALLHVTGDAEERLDAVRAVLEHHPAVEGGASAWNGLLHARLVARTGIVLRAALIDLLQILRGQPMPRAWMC, from the coding sequence ATGTTCGACGTTATCTCACGGTCTGATCCGGGGGGACTGCCGCCGCTGCAGCGGCTGCGTGGACGGATGGAGATTTCGGCGAAGCTGGTGGCCGGGCACACAAGGCTGGACCGGCTCTACCAGGAAGGCTCCGCCAAGGCTCGCCTGCCGAAGACCCCCGGAACGGCGCTGGAGGCCATCCTCATCAATACCGGCGGCGGCATGACCGGCGGCGACCGGCTACATGTCGGCGTCGCGGCGGGGGCGGGCGCGCATCTTGTCGCCACCAGCCAGGCGGCGGAGAAGATCTACCGGTCGCCACAGGGCGAGGCGCTGATGGAAACCCGGCTGGAGGTCGGCGCGGGCGGGCGGCTCGACTGGCTGCCGCAGGAAACCATCCTGTTCCAGGGCGGGCGCTTCGGCCGCCGGCTGGAGGCCGATGTCGCCGCCGACGGGGCGTTGCTGATTGTCGAATCCACCATCTTCGGCCGCACCGCGCGCGGCGAGGAGGTGACGGACGGGCAGTTCGCCGATCGCTGGCGCGTGCGCCGCGCCGGGCATCTGGTGTTCGCGGATACGACACGGCTGGAAGGCGATGTCGCCACCCTGCTCGACCGGCCGGCGGTTGCCGGCGGTGGGCGGGCGGTCGCCGCGCTGCTCCATGTCACTGGCGATGCCGAGGAGCGCCTCGACGCGGTCCGCGCCGTGCTGGAGCATCATCCGGCGGTCGAGGGCGGGGCCAGCGCCTGGAACGGGCTTTTGCATGCGCGCCTGGTGGCGCGCACCGGCATCGTGCTGCGCGCCGCGCTGATCGATCTGCTGCAAATTTTGCGCGGGCAGCCCATGCCGCGCGCCTGGATGTGCTGA
- the urtE gene encoding urea ABC transporter ATP-binding subunit UrtE, whose translation MLDVRDVDLHYGAAQALRKVSLKAEIGRITCLMGRNGVGKTSLLRAIVGHHPVSRGEIGWNDKPVTGLRPFDRARRGIAYVPQGREIFPLLTVKENLETGFAPLPRGERTIPDYIFELFPVLQTMLGRRGGDLSGGQQQQLAIGRALVMRPSLLVLDEPTEGIQPSIIKDIGRAILFLRDRGDMAILLVEQYFDFARDLADDFAVMDRGEIVLSGTKAELVESDVRRYLTV comes from the coding sequence ATGCTGGATGTCCGGGATGTCGATCTGCATTACGGGGCGGCACAGGCGCTGCGCAAGGTCTCGCTGAAGGCCGAGATTGGCCGCATCACCTGCCTGATGGGCCGCAATGGCGTTGGCAAGACCAGCCTGCTGCGCGCCATTGTCGGCCATCACCCGGTCAGCCGGGGCGAGATCGGCTGGAACGACAAGCCGGTCACCGGCCTGCGCCCGTTCGACCGGGCGCGGCGCGGCATCGCCTATGTGCCGCAGGGCCGGGAAATCTTTCCGCTGCTGACGGTGAAGGAGAATCTGGAAACCGGCTTTGCCCCGCTGCCGCGCGGGGAGCGCACCATCCCTGACTATATCTTCGAGCTGTTCCCGGTGCTGCAGACCATGCTGGGCCGGCGTGGCGGCGATCTGTCGGGCGGCCAGCAGCAGCAGCTTGCCATCGGCCGGGCGCTGGTGATGCGGCCCTCGCTGCTGGTGCTGGACGAGCCGACCGAGGGCATCCAGCCCTCCATCATCAAGGATATCGGCCGGGCCATCCTGTTCTTGCGCGACCGCGGCGACATGGCGATCCTGCTGGTGGAGCAGTATTTCGACTTTGCCCGTGACCTGGCCGACGATTTCGCCGTCATGGACCGGGGCGAGATCGTGCTCTCGGGCACCAAGGCCGAGCTGGTGGAGAGCGATGTTCGACGTTATCTCACGGTCTGA
- the urtD gene encoding urea ABC transporter ATP-binding protein UrtD translates to MTSDLMTRALLYLDGVTVSFDGFRALNSLSFTVMPGEMRAIIGPNGAGKTTMMDVVTGKTRPDEGDVVFDGKVDLTRQDEAAIAKLGIGRKFQKPTVFESHSVWDNLDLAIEGRRDPLATLFHREGEERDRIEEILGIVRLKDRRHELAGALSHGQKQWLEIGMLLAQNPKLLLVDEPVAGMTDAETAETADLLREIAQTHSVVVVEHDMTFVRDLGVKVTVLHEGSVLAEGTLDHVSADPRVVEVYLGR, encoded by the coding sequence ATGACCTCCGACCTGATGACCCGCGCGCTGCTCTATCTCGACGGGGTGACCGTCAGCTTCGACGGTTTCCGCGCGCTGAACAGCCTGTCCTTCACCGTGATGCCCGGCGAGATGCGGGCGATCATCGGCCCGAACGGTGCCGGTAAGACGACGATGATGGATGTGGTGACCGGCAAGACCCGGCCCGACGAGGGCGATGTCGTGTTCGACGGCAAAGTGGACCTGACACGGCAGGACGAGGCGGCCATCGCCAAGCTGGGCATCGGCCGCAAGTTCCAGAAGCCGACCGTGTTCGAGAGCCACAGCGTCTGGGACAATCTGGATCTTGCCATCGAGGGGCGGCGCGACCCGCTGGCGACCCTGTTTCACAGGGAAGGGGAGGAGCGCGACCGCATCGAGGAAATCCTCGGCATTGTGCGCCTCAAGGACCGGCGGCACGAGCTGGCGGGCGCCCTGTCGCACGGCCAGAAGCAATGGCTGGAGATCGGCATGCTGCTGGCGCAGAACCCGAAGCTGCTGCTGGTGGACGAGCCGGTGGCCGGCATGACCGACGCGGAAACGGCGGAAACCGCCGACCTGCTGCGGGAGATCGCGCAGACCCATTCCGTCGTCGTGGTCGAACATGACATGACCTTCGTGCGCGATCTGGGCGTGAAGGTCACGGTGCTGCATGAGGGCTCGGTGCTGGCCGAGGGAACGCTCGACCATGTCAGCGCCGATCCGCGTGTCGTTGAAGTCTATCTGGGGCGCTGA
- the urtC gene encoding urea ABC transporter permease subunit UrtC: MTRGTMKGGFLVRGLDRGGLIFLAIVLGVGILVPALNLLLPAGHPLHVPNYVVSLVGKYLCFALLALSIDLVWGYCGILSLGHGAFFALGGYAMGMYLMRQIGTRGVYAHPELPDFMVFLNWKELPWYWYGFDQFWFAAIMVVLVPGALAFALGWFAFRSRVTGVYLSIITQAMTFALLLAFFRNDMGFGGNNGLTDFKDILGYPVQAAGTRAVLFFASALALALGFLLCRAIIRSKLGKVLVAIRDAESRTRFLGYRVEHYKLFVFTLSACMAGVAGALYVPQVGIINPSEFSPANSIEMVIWVAVGGRGTLIGPVVGAILVNFGKTYFTAAIPEIWLFALGGLFIAVTLFLPKGIVGTASELMKKKSGKAERRDPAPEPAE; encoded by the coding sequence ATGACCCGGGGAACAATGAAGGGCGGTTTCCTCGTGCGCGGGCTGGACCGTGGCGGGCTGATCTTCCTGGCCATCGTCCTGGGGGTCGGCATCCTGGTGCCGGCGCTGAATCTGCTGCTGCCGGCGGGCCACCCGCTGCATGTGCCGAACTATGTCGTGTCGCTGGTCGGCAAGTATCTGTGCTTCGCGCTGCTCGCCCTCTCCATCGATCTGGTCTGGGGCTATTGCGGCATCCTCTCGCTAGGGCATGGCGCCTTCTTCGCGCTCGGCGGCTACGCGATGGGGATGTATCTGATGCGCCAGATCGGTACGCGTGGCGTCTATGCCCATCCCGAGCTGCCGGACTTCATGGTGTTCCTGAACTGGAAGGAGCTGCCCTGGTACTGGTACGGGTTCGACCAGTTCTGGTTCGCTGCGATCATGGTGGTGCTGGTTCCCGGCGCGCTGGCCTTCGCGCTCGGCTGGTTCGCCTTCCGCTCGCGCGTCACCGGCGTCTATCTGTCGATCATCACCCAGGCGATGACCTTCGCCCTGCTGTTGGCCTTCTTCCGCAACGATATGGGCTTCGGCGGCAATAATGGCTTGACCGACTTCAAGGATATTCTCGGCTATCCGGTGCAGGCGGCGGGCACGCGGGCGGTGCTGTTCTTCGCCTCCGCGCTGGCGCTGGCGCTGGGCTTCCTGCTGTGCCGGGCGATCATCCGCTCCAAGCTGGGCAAGGTGCTGGTGGCGATCCGCGATGCCGAGAGCCGCACCCGGTTCCTGGGATACCGGGTGGAGCATTACAAGCTGTTCGTCTTCACCCTGTCGGCCTGCATGGCCGGGGTGGCCGGCGCGCTCTATGTGCCGCAGGTCGGCATCATCAACCCCAGCGAGTTCAGCCCGGCCAACTCCATCGAGATGGTGATCTGGGTCGCGGTCGGCGGGCGCGGCACGCTGATCGGGCCGGTGGTCGGCGCGATTCTGGTGAATTTCGGCAAGACCTACTTCACTGCCGCCATCCCGGAAATCTGGCTGTTCGCGCTGGGTGGGCTGTTCATCGCCGTCACCCTGTTCTTGCCGAAGGGGATCGTCGGCACGGCGTCCGAGCTGATGAAGAAGAAGTCCGGCAAAGCAGAGCGCCGCGATCCGGCGCCGGAACCGGCGGAGTAG
- the urtB gene encoding urea ABC transporter permease subunit UrtB, whose protein sequence is MLRHFVYAMAVLLCGLVASSPPASAQADIPALIQALGDAKGYSELEKAVDALAASGASEAVPALAALGDGNLYTAKADGKVVIAQERGGNLALTDPLTGESLGTEASGAYERIRVNNRLRRAVRAAIGTLTLMSPKPEIRMVAAEAVYKSRDENALDTVEAALAAESDAAVRRALEEARAAIQLAGTASDEIKLAALQVIERRGGRESLALLGQVSANASPAVAEAAQAVAQKIQANLRWWGVLQNAIYGISLGSVLLLAAIGLAITFGVMGVINMAHGEMVMIGAYTTYVVQEVIRTSFPYLFDVSVLIALPLAFLVAGAIGIAIERGIIRFLYGRPLETLLATWGLSLVLQQAVRSIFGPTNREVGNPSWMSGAFDLGQISLTYGRLWIVIFALIVFVALMLMLRKTPLGLQMRAVTQNRRMAASMGIRTPWVDAMTFGLGSGVAGLAGVALSQIDNVSPNLGQGYIIDSFMIVIFGGVGNLWGTLVGAFTLGVVNKFLEPYAGAVLGKILVLVFIILFIQVRPRGLFALKGRAVEQ, encoded by the coding sequence GTGCTGCGTCACTTCGTGTATGCGATGGCCGTGCTGCTGTGCGGGCTCGTCGCGTCCTCTCCGCCCGCATCGGCACAGGCCGATATTCCCGCCCTGATCCAGGCGCTGGGCGATGCCAAGGGTTACAGCGAGCTGGAAAAAGCGGTCGATGCGCTGGCCGCGAGTGGCGCCAGCGAGGCGGTGCCGGCCCTGGCCGCGCTGGGCGATGGCAACCTCTATACCGCGAAGGCCGATGGCAAGGTGGTGATCGCGCAGGAGCGCGGCGGCAACCTGGCCCTGACCGACCCGCTGACCGGCGAGAGCCTGGGCACAGAAGCTTCCGGTGCCTATGAGCGTATCCGCGTGAATAACCGGCTGCGCCGGGCCGTACGCGCCGCCATTGGCACCCTGACGCTGATGAGCCCGAAACCCGAAATCCGCATGGTGGCCGCCGAGGCCGTGTACAAGAGCCGCGACGAGAACGCGCTGGACACGGTGGAGGCGGCGCTGGCCGCCGAAAGCGACGCCGCCGTCCGCCGCGCGCTAGAGGAGGCAAGGGCCGCGATCCAGCTGGCTGGTACCGCCAGCGACGAGATCAAGCTGGCGGCGTTGCAGGTGATCGAACGGCGCGGCGGCCGCGAATCGCTGGCGCTGCTGGGCCAGGTCTCGGCGAATGCCAGCCCGGCGGTGGCCGAGGCCGCCCAGGCGGTCGCGCAGAAAATCCAGGCGAACCTGCGCTGGTGGGGCGTGCTGCAGAACGCGATCTACGGCATCTCGCTCGGCTCCGTGCTGCTGCTGGCAGCCATCGGCCTTGCCATCACCTTCGGCGTCATGGGCGTCATCAACATGGCGCATGGCGAGATGGTGATGATCGGCGCCTACACGACCTATGTGGTGCAGGAGGTGATCCGCACCTCCTTTCCCTACCTGTTCGACGTCTCGGTGCTGATTGCGCTGCCGCTGGCCTTCCTGGTGGCCGGTGCCATCGGCATCGCTATCGAGCGCGGCATCATCCGCTTCCTCTATGGCCGGCCGCTGGAGACTCTACTGGCGACCTGGGGGCTGTCGCTGGTGCTGCAGCAGGCGGTGCGCAGCATCTTCGGCCCGACCAACCGCGAGGTCGGCAACCCGTCCTGGATGTCCGGCGCCTTCGATCTCGGCCAGATCTCGCTGACCTATGGAAGGCTGTGGATCGTCATCTTCGCGCTGATCGTCTTCGTCGCGCTGATGCTGATGCTGCGCAAGACGCCGCTGGGCCTGCAGATGCGCGCGGTGACGCAGAACCGCCGCATGGCGGCCTCCATGGGCATCCGCACACCCTGGGTCGATGCGATGACCTTCGGCCTCGGGTCCGGCGTGGCCGGGCTGGCCGGGGTGGCACTGTCGCAGATCGACAATGTCAGCCCCAATCTGGGGCAGGGCTACATCATTGACAGCTTCATGATCGTCATCTTCGGCGGTGTCGGCAATCTGTGGGGCACGCTGGTTGGCGCCTTCACGCTGGGCGTGGTGAACAAGTTCCTGGAGCCCTATGCGGGCGCGGTGCTGGGCAAGATCCTGGTGTTGGTCTTCATCATCCTGTTCATCCAGGTGCGTCCGCGCGGGCTGTTCGCCCTCAAGGGCCGGGCGGTTGAGCAATGA
- the urtA gene encoding urea ABC transporter substrate-binding protein, with the protein MAGKKGAKLLTGLMVGASLLFGAMTGKAEAQDTIKVGILHSLSGTMAISETTLKDVMLMLIEEQNKKGGLLGKKLEAVVVDPASDWPLFAEKARELLTVNKVAAVFGCWTSVSRKSVLPVFEELNGILFYPVQYEGEESSRNVFYTGAAPNQQAIPAVDYLAKQEGVQRWVLAGTDYVYPRTTNKILETYLKDKGVAASDIMINYTPFGHSDWQSIVAEIKKFGSAGKKTAVVSTINGDANVPFYKELANQGIKAEDIPVVAFSVGEEELAGIDTGPLVGHLAAWNYFMSIDTPENKDFIKKWQTFIKNPKRVTNDPMEAHYIGFNMWVKAVEKAGTVDVDPVIDSLIGVSVPNLTGGYSAMMPNHHITKPVLIGEVQADGQFDTVWSTPGLVVGDEWSDFLPDSKDLISDWRKPLSCGNFNVKTGKCGGAS; encoded by the coding sequence ATGGCTGGGAAAAAAGGGGCAAAGCTCCTGACGGGACTTATGGTCGGCGCATCGCTGCTGTTCGGCGCGATGACCGGCAAGGCCGAGGCACAGGACACCATCAAGGTCGGCATCCTGCATTCGCTGTCGGGCACGATGGCGATCAGCGAGACGACCCTGAAGGACGTCATGCTGATGCTGATCGAAGAGCAGAACAAGAAGGGCGGTCTGCTCGGCAAGAAGCTGGAGGCGGTGGTCGTCGATCCGGCTTCCGACTGGCCGCTGTTCGCCGAGAAGGCACGCGAGTTGCTGACCGTGAACAAGGTTGCCGCCGTGTTCGGCTGCTGGACCAGCGTGTCGCGCAAATCCGTGCTGCCGGTGTTCGAGGAGCTGAACGGCATCCTGTTCTATCCGGTGCAGTATGAGGGCGAGGAATCCTCGCGCAACGTGTTCTATACCGGCGCCGCGCCGAACCAGCAGGCGATCCCGGCGGTCGATTACCTGGCAAAGCAGGAAGGCGTGCAGCGCTGGGTGCTGGCCGGCACCGACTATGTCTATCCGCGCACCACGAACAAGATCCTGGAGACCTACCTCAAGGACAAGGGAGTGGCCGCTTCCGACATCATGATCAACTACACGCCGTTCGGTCATTCCGACTGGCAGTCGATCGTCGCCGAGATCAAGAAGTTCGGCTCGGCCGGCAAGAAGACCGCTGTGGTCTCGACCATCAATGGCGATGCCAACGTGCCGTTCTACAAGGAGCTGGCGAACCAGGGCATCAAGGCCGAGGATATCCCGGTCGTCGCCTTCTCGGTCGGCGAGGAAGAACTGGCCGGTATCGATACCGGCCCGCTGGTCGGCCATCTGGCGGCGTGGAACTACTTCATGTCCATCGACACGCCGGAGAACAAGGACTTCATCAAGAAGTGGCAGACCTTCATCAAGAACCCGAAGCGCGTTACCAACGATCCGATGGAGGCGCACTATATCGGCTTCAACATGTGGGTGAAGGCGGTTGAGAAGGCCGGCACCGTGGACGTCGACCCGGTCATCGATTCGCTGATCGGCGTGTCCGTGCCGAACCTGACCGGCGGCTATTCGGCGATGATGCCGAACCACCACATCACCAAGCCGGTGCTGATCGGCGAGGTGCAGGCCGATGGCCAGTTCGACACTGTCTGGTCCACGCCGGGCCTGGTGGTCGGCGACGAATGGTCCGACTTCCTGCCGGACAGCAAGGATTTGATCTCCGATTGGCGCAAGCCGCTGTCCTGCGGCAACTTCAACGTCAAGACCGGCAAGTGCGGCGGCGCGAGCTGA
- a CDS encoding NAD(P)-dependent oxidoreductase — MGAETKIGLVGIGMMGWPMGACLARAGFTVVVYDSRPEQSAKFAKEVGGETAASLAELGRACAIVVTMLPTSKIVSEVLLGENGVAAGMAKGGLVIDMTSGVPDVTISLEPALNERGIAIIDAPVSGGVARARTGELAIMAGGAEADIDRARPVLEAMGKVQRAGALGCGQAMKALNNLVSAGGFLIGIEAMLVGKKFGLDPEVMVDILNASTGMNNSTQKKFKQFVLSGAFNSGFALDLMVKDLSIALDVAKARGVPTPFAALCRELWASADTMLGKGADHTALALLSERLANLSLRDDEGTRN; from the coding sequence ATGGGCGCGGAAACGAAAATCGGTCTGGTCGGCATCGGCATGATGGGCTGGCCGATGGGAGCCTGCCTCGCCAGGGCGGGCTTCACGGTCGTGGTCTATGACAGCCGGCCGGAGCAGAGCGCCAAATTCGCCAAGGAAGTGGGCGGCGAGACGGCGGCCAGCCTGGCCGAGCTGGGCCGGGCCTGCGCCATCGTCGTCACCATGCTGCCGACCAGCAAGATCGTCTCCGAGGTGCTGCTGGGCGAGAACGGCGTCGCCGCCGGCATGGCGAAGGGCGGCCTTGTCATCGATATGACCTCGGGCGTGCCGGACGTCACGATCTCGCTGGAACCGGCACTGAACGAACGCGGCATCGCGATCATCGACGCGCCGGTCTCCGGCGGCGTGGCGCGGGCGCGCACTGGCGAGCTGGCGATCATGGCCGGCGGCGCCGAGGCGGATATCGACCGCGCCCGGCCGGTGCTGGAGGCGATGGGCAAGGTGCAGCGCGCCGGAGCACTGGGCTGCGGCCAGGCCATGAAAGCGCTGAACAATCTGGTCTCTGCCGGCGGCTTCCTGATCGGCATCGAGGCGATGCTGGTCGGCAAGAAGTTTGGCCTCGATCCGGAGGTGATGGTCGATATCCTGAATGCCTCTACCGGCATGAACAACAGCACCCAGAAGAAGTTCAAGCAGTTCGTGCTGTCCGGCGCCTTCAATTCCGGCTTCGCGCTGGACCTGATGGTGAAAGACCTTTCCATCGCCCTCGACGTCGCCAAGGCGCGCGGCGTGCCCACACCCTTCGCGGCGCTGTGCCGGGAATTGTGGGCCTCGGCCGACACCATGCTGGGCAAGGGGGCCGACCATACCGCGCTGGCCCTGCTGAGCGAGCGGCTGGCCAACCTGTCGCTGCGCGATGATGAGGGAACGCGGAATTAG
- a CDS encoding carbohydrate ABC transporter permease — MTDIVTARPATGAFAGRALLTLDALGAILLALIWIAPLVFAVWAAFHTPQGALSFDLSAPVTLENFRTAWEGAPWPRYFLNTTLLVTVILAGQLFFCTLTGYAFARFRFPGSDALFMLVLLQLFILPEVLIVENYAMVSRLGLFDTVLGIGAPYMASAFGIFLLRQAFKGVPRELEEAARVEGCGWTGVLWRVYIPAAKPVYLAYALVSIATHWNNFLWPLVVTNSNETRPLTVGLSLFAAPESGVNIAVISAATLFTIAPLMVAFLLFQRQFIQAFLRAGIR; from the coding sequence ATGACCGATATCGTCACGGCACGGCCTGCCACCGGCGCATTCGCCGGCCGGGCCCTCCTGACGCTGGATGCGCTCGGCGCCATCCTGCTGGCGCTGATCTGGATCGCCCCGCTGGTCTTCGCCGTGTGGGCCGCCTTCCACACGCCGCAGGGTGCGCTGTCCTTCGACCTGTCCGCCCCTGTGACGCTGGAGAATTTCCGCACCGCCTGGGAAGGCGCGCCCTGGCCGCGCTATTTCCTGAACACCACGCTGCTGGTGACGGTGATCCTGGCCGGCCAGCTGTTCTTCTGCACGCTGACGGGCTATGCCTTCGCGCGCTTCCGCTTTCCCGGCAGCGACGCGCTGTTCATGCTGGTGCTGCTGCAGCTGTTCATCCTGCCGGAAGTGCTGATCGTGGAGAATTACGCCATGGTCTCGCGCCTTGGCCTGTTCGACACGGTGCTGGGCATCGGCGCGCCCTACATGGCCAGCGCCTTCGGCATCTTCCTGCTGCGCCAGGCCTTCAAGGGCGTGCCGCGCGAGCTGGAGGAGGCGGCCCGCGTCGAGGGCTGCGGCTGGACCGGCGTGTTGTGGCGCGTCTATATCCCCGCCGCAAAGCCGGTCTATCTGGCCTATGCGCTGGTCTCCATCGCCACCCACTGGAACAATTTCCTGTGGCCGCTGGTGGTCACCAACTCCAACGAGACGCGGCCGCTGACCGTGGGGCTGTCGCTGTTCGCGGCACCGGAGAGCGGCGTGAACATCGCCGTCATCAGCGCGGCTACCCTGTTCACCATCGCGCCGCTGATGGTGGCCTTCCTGCTGTTCCAGCGTCAGTTCATCCAGGCCTTCCTGCGCGCGGGGATACGCTAA
- a CDS encoding carbohydrate ABC transporter permease, producing MTDAPLLDRIESRKLAIYGSLLVLPSVFMLSLFAFWPTVATLWASLFSKGTVRRPSQFVALDNYEYLFSDPSFWQVVTNNLIYAGVTIPVSIGLALGMALWANARIPARAMVRIAYFTPTMLPMVAAANLWLFFYTPDIGVLDRLFGVFGFSGVNWLGQPETALGSIIMVTIWKEAGFFMIFYLAALQTIPPDLKEAALIEGAGRWTYFRRILLPLLMPTTLFVMVNALINSVKLIDHLFILTKGGPDNASKLILYWIWEMAFSYFDRPSAAAMTVLVLIVLGLLAVLQFAVLERRIHYR from the coding sequence ATGACCGACGCCCCGCTTCTTGACCGCATCGAAAGCCGCAAGCTGGCGATCTATGGCTCGCTGCTGGTGCTGCCGTCGGTCTTCATGCTGTCGCTGTTTGCCTTCTGGCCAACGGTGGCGACGCTGTGGGCCAGCCTGTTCTCCAAGGGCACGGTGCGCCGCCCGTCGCAGTTCGTCGCCCTCGACAATTACGAGTACCTGTTCTCAGACCCCAGCTTCTGGCAGGTGGTCACCAACAATCTGATCTATGCCGGCGTCACCATTCCGGTGTCCATCGGGCTGGCGCTGGGTATGGCGCTGTGGGCCAATGCCCGCATTCCGGCGCGGGCGATGGTGCGCATCGCCTATTTCACCCCGACCATGCTGCCGATGGTGGCGGCGGCCAATCTGTGGCTATTCTTCTATACCCCGGATATCGGCGTGCTGGACCGGCTGTTCGGCGTGTTCGGCTTCAGCGGGGTCAACTGGCTGGGCCAGCCGGAAACCGCGCTGGGCAGCATCATCATGGTGACGATCTGGAAGGAGGCCGGCTTCTTCATGATCTTCTACCTGGCCGCCCTGCAGACCATTCCGCCCGACCTGAAGGAGGCGGCGCTGATCGAGGGCGCGGGGCGCTGGACCTATTTCCGGCGCATCCTGCTGCCGCTGCTGATGCCGACCACCCTGTTCGTCATGGTGAACGCGCTGATCAACTCAGTGAAGCTGATCGACCATCTGTTCATCCTGACCAAGGGCGGGCCGGACAATGCCTCGAAGCTGATCCTGTACTGGATCTGGGAGATGGCCTTCAGCTATTTCGACCGGCCCTCGGCGGCGGCGATGACCGTGCTGGTGCTGATCGTGCTGGGCCTGCTTGCCGTGCTGCAGTTCGCCGTGCTGGAACGGCGCATCCATTACCGGTAA